From a single Accipiter gentilis chromosome 8, bAccGen1.1, whole genome shotgun sequence genomic region:
- the PALMD gene encoding palmdelphin, translating to MEEAELLKERFQAITDKRKLQEEITQKRLKVEEEKMKHQHLKKKALREKWLLDGLSSLTPKEQEEMQKQNREDQKRTDELEQDIFRLEKEIEALEREEMEISAKEEAILKKLKSVEKTTEDIIKSVKTEKAGVAKEAADYIYTSIPDLPKYFRPSALRSAAHAATDDEEKRKALFAMEIKVEKDMKTGENTVLSTIPLPSKEFKETGIKVYDDGRKSVYAVSPNGSTTQNGMDELAPVEVEDLLRQATEKNSQSPTEYHEPVFANKFCRPVTPQKDKLVPGPKLEDAHRREINGFSNHQTEFSSKTEPFMQQRKENGLDLPKVTQPKSPSPVLPHSEKTVYTNSENRMAHNEERKAVYEELKPYQNTSERHNETRLSPCHLNEISPAPQDEEDVQYSIVQAVPCYVDDSEPVTMIFMGYQRIDDDDAETDQKLSRYDGVIHAELVIIDDDDDDSKSEKPAYHPIGHYSQVYQPPSRKVTEVPQTNPVSRLGASLNKVPHKNSISLREQEERLSSPTHHTHLHSQVSGNGTEDHSLTALRMRMAKLGKKVI from the exons ATGGAGGAAGCCGAATTGCTGAAAGAAAGATTCCAGGCCATAACA GacaaaagaaaactgcaagaagAAATTACACAGAAACGTCTaaaagtggaagaggaaaaaatgaaacatcaaCATTTAAAG AAAAAGGCCTTGCGAGAAAAATGGCTCTTGGATGGCCTTAGTTCTCTCACTCCAAAAGagcaagaagaaatgcaaaagcagaatcGGGAGGACCAAAAACGGACTGATGAGCTGGAACAAGACATTTTCAG ACTGGAGAAGGAAATTGAGGCTCTGGAAAGAGAGGAAATGGAAATCTCAGCTAAGGAAGAAGCAATTTTAAAGAAACTTAAGTCTGTTGAGAAAACAACAGAAGACATAATAAAG TCTGTGAAGACTGAAAAAGCAGGAGTTGCAAAAG AGGCAGCAGACTACATATACACCAGCATACCTGACCTTCCCAAGTATTTCAGGCCTTCCGCACTGAGAAGTGCTGCACATGCTGCCACTGatgatgaagaaaagagaaaag CATTGTTTGCCATGGAAATTAAAGTTGAAAAAGACATGAAGACAGGAGAAAACACAGTGTTATCAACAATACCTCTTCCCTCAAAGGAGTTTAAAGAGACAGGGATTAAAGTGTATGATGATGGCAGGAAGTCAGTCTATGCAGTGTCCCCAAATGGCAGTACAACACAAAATGGCATGGATGAACTTGCTCCTGTTGAGGTGGAGGACCTGCTACGgcaggcaactgaaaaaaattctcagtCTCCCACAGAGTATCATGAGCCTGTGTTTGCAAACAAATTTTGCAGGCCAGTTACTCCTCAGAAAGACAAATTAGTCCCTGGACCAAAACTGGAAGATGCTCACAGAAGAGAGATTAATGGATTTAGCAATCATCAGACAGAATTCTCCTCCAAAACAGAGCCCTTTATGCAGCAACGTAAAGAGAATGGGCTTGATCTTCCAAAGGTAACGCAGCCAAAGTCTCCCTCTCCAGTACTTCCCCATTCAGAGAAGACAGTGTACACTAATTCTGAGAACAGGATGGCacataatgaagaaagaaaagctgtgtatGAGGAATTAAAACCTTACCAGAATACAAGTGAAAGACATAATGAGACAAGGTTAAGCCCCTGCCATCTTAATGAAATATCCCCTGCACCTCAAGATGAGGAAGATGTTCAATACAGCATTGTCCAGGCTGTACCATGTTACGTGGATGATTCTGAACCAGTAACAATGATATTCATGGGTTATCAGCGCATTGATGATGACGATGCAGAAACAGACCAAAAGTTGTCACGATATGATGGGGTTATCCATGCAGAATTAGTCATCAttgatgacgatgatgatgacAGCAAATCTGAGAAACCAGCATATCATCCCATAGGCCACTATAGTCAGGTTTATCAGCCACCGAGCAGGAAAGTCACAGAAGTCCCACAGACGAACCCTGTGAGCCGTCTGGGTGCAAGCCTGAACAAGGTACCCCACAAAAATTCCATCTCCTTGCGAGAACAAGAGGAGCGCTTAAGCTCACCAACACACCATACTCATCTTCACAGCCAGGTATCTGGCAATGGTACAGAAGATCACTCACTAACag